The following proteins come from a genomic window of Alicyclobacillus dauci:
- a CDS encoding aldo/keto reductase: MQKVTLNNGVEMPILGFGVYQMTDANECEQSVYDALMAGYRLIDTAASYLNEEAVGRALKRSGVSREEMFVTTKLWVQDTGYERTKKAFAKSLEQLQLDYLDLYLIHQPFGDVYGSWRAMEELYREGKIRAIGVSNFQMDRLIDLIIHNEVTPAVNQVETHPFCQQIESAEIMKDNNVQIESWGPFAEGRNNIFQNEVLVSIAQKYNKSVAQVILRWLTQRGVVAIPKSVRKDRIIENFNISDFELSQEDMAKVAMIDTKQSLFFSHNDPEIVKRLSSRKLDI, translated from the coding sequence ATGCAAAAAGTAACTTTGAACAATGGCGTTGAAATGCCAATACTCGGCTTTGGTGTTTATCAGATGACGGATGCAAATGAATGCGAACAAAGCGTATATGATGCACTTATGGCAGGCTATCGTCTGATTGATACCGCTGCTTCTTATCTAAATGAAGAAGCGGTTGGCAGAGCACTAAAACGCAGTGGCGTGTCCAGAGAGGAAATGTTTGTCACGACAAAACTCTGGGTCCAGGACACGGGCTATGAGCGTACAAAGAAGGCATTCGCAAAGTCACTGGAACAGCTGCAATTGGATTACTTGGATTTGTATTTGATCCATCAGCCATTTGGTGATGTGTATGGTTCCTGGCGTGCAATGGAGGAATTGTATCGTGAGGGAAAAATCAGAGCCATTGGCGTGAGTAACTTCCAAATGGATCGTCTGATCGATTTGATCATACACAATGAAGTGACTCCCGCTGTAAACCAGGTTGAAACGCACCCATTCTGCCAGCAAATCGAAAGTGCCGAAATCATGAAAGACAATAACGTGCAGATTGAGTCCTGGGGGCCTTTTGCAGAAGGGCGAAACAACATCTTCCAGAACGAGGTTCTAGTATCCATCGCTCAGAAGTACAACAAGTCAGTTGCTCAGGTGATTTTGCGTTGGTTGACACAACGAGGAGTCGTTGCGATTCCAAAGTCTGTTCGTAAAGATCGGATCATCGAAAACTTCAATATCTCTGACTTTGAATTAAGCCAAGAAGACATGGCGAAGGTTGCTATGATAGATACGAAACAGAGTTTGTTCTTTTCGCACAACGATCCTGAAATCGTGAAACGGCTCAGCAGCCGTAAACTTGATATCTAA